Proteins encoded together in one Micromonospora auratinigra window:
- a CDS encoding ArsR/SmtB family transcription factor, translating to MTTTDGRALAGLAALLADPTRASFCLALLDGRAWTAGELARRAGVAPSTASDHLTRLVRGGLLVQERQGRHRYVRLAGPAVAQLVEDLAGHAPTPPVPPRTLRAASAGAALAYARTCYDHLAGRLGVLLHDALLDRGVLDRSGGLALTPAGVTWLAGLGVPVAPLRAARRPLVRDCLDWTERRPHLAGALGAALCRRFADLGWTASGTGRAVRLTPAGRPALAAALGLDPAALAPPPTRDTGPARA from the coding sequence ATGACCACCACCGACGGCCGCGCGCTGGCCGGGCTCGCCGCGCTGCTGGCCGACCCGACCCGGGCGAGCTTCTGCCTGGCGCTGCTCGACGGGCGGGCCTGGACCGCCGGGGAACTGGCCCGCCGCGCCGGAGTCGCCCCGTCCACCGCGAGCGACCACCTCACCCGGCTGGTCCGGGGCGGCCTGCTGGTGCAGGAGCGGCAGGGCCGGCACCGGTACGTCCGCCTCGCCGGCCCGGCGGTCGCGCAGCTCGTCGAGGACCTCGCCGGGCACGCCCCCACCCCGCCGGTCCCGCCGCGCACCCTGCGCGCCGCGTCGGCCGGGGCGGCTCTGGCGTACGCCCGGACCTGCTACGACCACCTCGCCGGGCGGCTCGGCGTGCTGCTGCACGACGCCCTGCTGGACCGGGGGGTGCTGGACCGCTCCGGCGGGCTGGCCCTGACCCCGGCCGGGGTGACCTGGCTGGCCGGGCTCGGCGTACCCGTCGCGCCGCTGCGGGCGGCCCGGCGTCCGCTGGTGCGCGACTGCCTGGACTGGACGGAGCGCCGCCCGCACCTGGCCGGCGCGCTCGGCGCGGCGCTCTGCCGGCGCTTCGCCGACCTGGGCTGGACGGCGTCCGGCACCGGTCGCGCGGTCCGGCTCACCCCGGCCGGCCGCCCCGCGCTCGCCGCCGCCCTCGGCCTCGACCCCGCCGCCCTCGCCCCACCTCCGACCCGCGACACCGGCCCGGCCCGCGCCTGA
- a CDS encoding cytochrome P450 produces MSWPVIPAPPGTPPCGPPVPDPDHGWVLTRHADVLAALTEPRCTVPVAPGGPPGTLAWLRATVSRFSAPDRHPARRAIGTAALAGLDPDELSAAAARRTERELTGPGRLDVLVGPARRVPLEVLAARLGLADPTAAAPAVVVVAAAYHPGAGAAAVARADRAVATLLALSPPAPAEVAANRIGLLVQACDATAGLIGAAVRHGLAAPAAVPTTDLLAEVLRLDPPVRATRRVTTAALRLGGREIGPDTPLLLRFDAANRDPGVHPEPDRCRPGRAGGTLTFGAGTRGCPAERHALALAAGVLDVLRRRCAPTDTPVRYAPHPTLRVPSRLEVTVR; encoded by the coding sequence ATGAGTTGGCCAGTGATCCCCGCCCCGCCCGGTACGCCGCCGTGCGGGCCGCCCGTGCCCGACCCCGACCACGGCTGGGTGCTCACCCGGCACGCCGACGTGCTGGCGGCGCTGACCGAGCCCCGCTGCACGGTGCCGGTCGCCCCCGGCGGACCGCCCGGCACCCTCGCCTGGCTGCGCGCGACGGTCAGCCGGTTCAGCGCCCCGGACCGGCACCCCGCCCGCCGGGCGATCGGCACCGCCGCGCTCGCCGGCCTCGACCCCGACGAGTTGTCCGCCGCGGCGGCCCGGCGCACCGAGCGGGAACTGACCGGACCCGGCCGCCTCGACGTGCTGGTGGGACCGGCTCGGCGCGTACCCCTGGAGGTGCTGGCGGCGCGGCTCGGCCTGGCCGATCCGACGGCGGCCGCGCCGGCCGTGGTGGTGGTCGCCGCCGCCTACCACCCGGGTGCCGGGGCGGCGGCGGTGGCGCGCGCGGACCGGGCCGTGGCCACGCTGCTGGCGCTGTCGCCACCGGCCCCGGCCGAGGTCGCGGCGAACCGGATCGGTCTGCTGGTGCAGGCCTGCGACGCCACCGCCGGGCTGATCGGCGCGGCCGTCCGGCACGGCCTCGCCGCGCCTGCGGCGGTGCCGACCACCGACCTGCTGGCCGAGGTGCTGCGGCTCGACCCGCCGGTGCGGGCCACCCGCCGGGTCACCACCGCCGCGCTGCGCCTCGGCGGGCGGGAGATCGGCCCGGACACCCCGCTGCTGCTCCGCTTCGACGCGGCCAACCGGGACCCGGGCGTGCACCCCGAGCCGGACCGGTGCCGACCCGGCCGGGCGGGCGGGACGCTGACCTTCGGCGCGGGGACGCGGGGCTGCCCGGCTGAGCGGCACGCCCTCGCCCTGGCGGCCGGGGTGCTCGACGTGCTGCGGCGGCGCTGCGCGCCGACCGACACCCCGGTCCGGTACGCGCCGCACCCCACCCTGCGGGTGCCGAGCCGGCTGGAGGTGACCGTCCGATGA